Proteins encoded in a region of the Anopheles ziemanni chromosome 2, idAnoZiCoDA_A2_x.2, whole genome shotgun sequence genome:
- the LOC131282177 gene encoding small ribosomal subunit protein mS29-like, producing MIRSVYPGRVLYSTVTANSLMQKLDEFRTSEQNPVNHDRTALSRFYTVPVEVYRQIFAHRGVPKNFEKQVKTFNECCLMVRQPAVEIMEHLQRNDFDRPVNRFVLYGEDGAGKSLTLTHLLHYGYQQQYVLVHVPWVPNWMRRGLGTDNVRTIDGATDLPLVGAAWLVHFKRQNGPLLNRLGLTVSSDYVWSKRETTPAGSSLVGLVEHGIRRAKFASDIIAALLHELKLHSCSGQVKTMVMIDGFNAFFHPDTRIPFANPFLDITRNDWTNGVCVLTVDRLAQIEHWTSSCLPKSLLHREGFEHLDPFVPIRVDSYNEAEYESCIQYYLDRKWIQEHKPGFNEELKLLSCRNPFQLMRLCSSL from the coding sequence ATGATAAGGAGCGTTTACCCAGGACGTGTGCTATATTCCACGGTAACGGCCAACAGTTTGATGCAGAAGCTCGATGAGTTTCGCACATCGGAACAAAACCCTGTAAACCACGACCGCACTGCTTTGAGCCGATTCTACACCGTGCCAGTGGAAGTATACCGACAAATATTTGCCCATCGTGGCGTACCGAAGAACTTCGAGAAGCAGGTTAAAACTTTTAACGAGTGTTGCCTCATGGTTCGGCAGCCGGCGGTGGAAATAATGGAGCACCTGCAGCGAAACGATTTCGATCGTCCGGTAAACCGATTCGTGCTGTACGGAGAGGATGGTGCTGGAAAGTCACTCACGCTGACCCACTTGTTGCACTACGGTTATCAACAGCAATATGTCCTGGTGCACGTTCCTTGGGTGCCAAACTGGATGAGAAGAGGTCTAGGAACGGACAACGTAAGGACGATCGATGGTGCAACGGATTTGCCATTGGTTGGAGCCGCTTGGTTGGTGCATTTCAAGCGCCAAAATGGGCCACTTCTGAACCGACTCGGTCTCACAGTGAGCAGCGATTACGTTTGGTCTAAGCGTGAAACGACTCCGGCCGGTTCATCGCTTGTTGGCCTCGTCGAGCACGGGATTCGTCGGGCAAAATTTGCCAGCGACATTATCGCAGCCCTCCTGCACGAGCTCAAGCTACACTCTTGCTCGGGCCAGGTGAAAACCATGGTAATGATTGATGGTTTCAATGCATTTTTCCATCCGGACACACGCATCCCGTTTGCAAATCCCTTCTTGGACATCACGCGCAACGATTGGAccaacggtgtgtgtgtgctgacGGTCGATCGCCTTGCGCAAATCGAACACTGGACGTCATCCTGTCTGCCAAAGAGTTTGCTGCATCGCGAGGGCTTCGAGCATCTCGACCCGTTTGTGCCAATCCGTGTGGATTCCTACAACGAAGCTGAATACGAGAGCTGCATACAATACTATCTTGATCGCAAGTGGATCCAGGAGCACAAACCAGGATTCAACGAGGAGCTAAAACTGCTGAGCTGCCGGAACCCGTTTCAACTGATGCGCCTATGCTCGTCACTGTAA
- the LOC131292997 gene encoding angiopoietin-1-like produces the protein MKDQQRVQDSGKNETIIFFYPIAYYSRFDELELGRMTQCLKKEVYQEGVVYTAKLDFLQEKLQEIEHNLLDTMDRKLDHLRNKFDEMQLSMKARDGKLDVVEHALKEVGSNKVCDLEESMKTRDDLWQEIARGVNTTHTNLSFQLEDQLTTLEDKLTTKLNDQHAEITKLQSETRKLLDVQAEYGENQTIQMEHIANSTAIHSCLKLGDLESKLTAKLSDLEGKQQAVFKKLQDETKKLFELQTEYIKNLTTQTEAPGICKNASTSGVYLIQLNPHEKVSVYCEQGAFGGGWIVMQHRYNGQLIQSVESQDMQYTTNTKLIPTVNH, from the exons ATGAAAGATCAGCAACGCGTACAAGATTCAGGCAAGAACGAGACGATAATTTTCTTCTACCCCATCGCGTACTATTCCAGATTTGACGAACTGGAACTTGGACGAATGACGCAATGCCTGAAGAAGGAGGTTTATCAGGAGGGAGTAGTTTATACG GCCAAGCTCGATTTTCTGCAGGAGAAGCTGCAGGAAATAGAGCACAATCTACTTGACACGATGGATAGAAAGCTGGATCATTTGCGCAACAAGTTCGATGAAATGCAGCTCAGCATGAAGGCAAGAGATGGGAAGCTGGATGTCGTCGAGCATGCGTtgaag GAAGTAGGAAGTAACAAAGTGTGCGATTTGGAGGAATCCATGAAAACAAGGGACGATCTGTGGCAGGAAATAGCGCGCGGTGtgaacaccacacacaccaATTTGAGTTTTCAACTGGAAGACCAGCTGACTACTCTGGAGGACAAGCTGACTACCAAGCTCAATGATCAACATGCCGAAATTACAAAACTTCAAAGTGAGACTAGAAAGCTTCTCGACGTTCAAGCAGAATATggggaaaaccaaaccatccAGATGGAGCATATTGCGAACTCGACCGCGATTCATTCCTGTCTTAAGTTGGGTGATCTCGAGAGTAAGCTGACTGCTAAGCTAAGTGATCTAGAAGGGAAACAACAGGCCGTTTTTAAAAAGTTACAAGACGAGACGAAAAAGCTTTTCGAACTTCAAACTGAGTATATCAAAAACCTAACAACCCAAACGGAAGCCCCGGGGATATGTAAAAACGCATCTACGTCAGGTGTGTACCTGATCCAACTTAATCCTCATGAGAAGGTATCAGTTTATTGTGAACAGGGGGCGTTCGGCGGTGGGTGGATTGTAATGCAGCACCGATACAACGGCCAA TTGATTCAAAGTGTCGAAAGCCAGGACATGCAATACACGACTAACACTAAATTAATTCCAACTGTCAACCACTAA